The following proteins come from a genomic window of bacterium:
- a CDS encoding xanthine dehydrogenase family protein molybdopterin-binding subunit, with amino-acid sequence MSGRYVGAIVRRLEDPRFLTGGGQYVDDIPAAGCLHAAVVRATHAHARLTHVDLARARRHPSVVACFAFPDLSDALVPVPSAGVAPPALEARVRFQVRTASQFPLAATHVRYVGEPVAVVVADGRAAAEDAAALVGVAYEPLPVVTDVVRGLEAGAPLIHPDWGDNVAVSFAMRVGDPDGAFAQAPVRVRATLHVPRSAGMPLEPRGILAVPDRRGGGITVWSSTQVPYLLQRALSDALRMPAHRVRVIAPDVGGGFGTKCSVYPEDTLIPVVAARLRRPVKWIETRREHMQAATHSREQVHEAEIAAAADGAILGFRDRFLLDQGAYNPWGIVQPYNTVAHMLGPYRIRNAAFEARSVVTNKTPHAPYRGAGRPEAVFVMERMLDLLARRLEIDPADLRRRNIIRGDEMPYDAGFPYRDGHPCVYDSGDFAAALERALDRAGYDAFRREQKTLRARGVHRGIGIAAYVEGTGIGPYESAAVRLDSSGKVLVATGACSQGQGHETTFAQIAADALGVGLDDVTVVGGDTRELAAGVGTFASRSLVVAGNAVAGAAQDVRRKVVRAAAALLEAAEHDLDIEDGRVIVRGAPGRALTLAEVARSSLPTLAGARVADPIFAASRYETVPTVTFASAVHVAIVEVDPETGTVAILRYVVAHDCGRVVNPLIVEGQIHGGLAQGIGGGMCEAIAYDGAGQLLSGSLMDYAVPRARDLPRFETIHLEYPSPRNPLAVKGVGEGGAIAPPAALANAVEDALAPFGVRITDGPLTPGRIAALIASTVR; translated from the coding sequence ATGAGCGGCCGGTACGTCGGCGCGATCGTGCGCCGCCTCGAGGACCCGCGCTTCTTGACCGGCGGCGGCCAGTACGTCGACGATATTCCGGCCGCCGGGTGCCTCCACGCCGCGGTTGTGCGCGCCACCCACGCGCACGCGCGGCTCACGCACGTGGACCTCGCGCGGGCCCGCCGCCACCCCTCGGTCGTCGCCTGCTTCGCTTTTCCCGACCTGTCGGACGCGCTGGTCCCCGTCCCCTCCGCCGGTGTCGCGCCGCCCGCCCTCGAGGCGCGTGTGCGTTTCCAGGTTCGGACCGCATCACAGTTCCCGCTCGCCGCGACGCACGTCCGCTACGTCGGAGAGCCCGTCGCGGTTGTCGTGGCCGACGGCCGCGCCGCTGCGGAAGACGCCGCGGCCCTCGTCGGCGTGGCGTACGAGCCGCTCCCGGTCGTGACCGACGTGGTGCGAGGGCTGGAAGCGGGGGCGCCGCTGATCCACCCGGACTGGGGCGACAACGTCGCCGTCAGCTTCGCGATGCGGGTGGGCGACCCCGACGGCGCCTTCGCCCAGGCACCGGTGCGGGTCCGGGCCACGTTGCACGTCCCGCGTTCTGCCGGAATGCCGCTCGAACCGCGCGGCATCCTCGCCGTTCCCGACCGCCGCGGCGGCGGCATCACCGTCTGGTCGTCGACCCAGGTGCCGTATCTGCTGCAGCGCGCGCTCTCCGACGCCCTACGGATGCCGGCGCACCGGGTCCGCGTGATCGCGCCCGACGTCGGCGGCGGATTTGGCACGAAGTGCTCGGTCTATCCCGAGGACACTCTGATCCCGGTCGTGGCGGCGCGGCTCCGCCGCCCCGTGAAATGGATCGAGACGCGCCGGGAGCACATGCAGGCCGCCACCCATTCACGGGAGCAGGTCCACGAGGCCGAAATCGCCGCGGCCGCGGACGGCGCCATCCTCGGGTTCCGGGACCGCTTCCTGCTGGATCAGGGCGCCTACAATCCGTGGGGCATCGTCCAGCCGTACAACACGGTGGCGCACATGCTCGGACCCTACCGGATCCGGAACGCGGCGTTTGAGGCCCGCTCCGTCGTGACCAACAAGACGCCGCACGCACCCTACCGCGGCGCCGGGCGTCCGGAGGCCGTGTTTGTGATGGAACGCATGCTCGACCTGCTCGCCCGCCGCCTGGAGATCGATCCGGCGGACCTTCGCCGCCGCAACATCATCCGCGGCGACGAAATGCCGTACGACGCCGGATTTCCGTACCGCGACGGACACCCGTGCGTCTACGACAGCGGGGATTTCGCGGCGGCGCTGGAGCGCGCGCTCGATCGCGCCGGCTACGACGCCTTCCGGCGGGAGCAGAAAACACTGCGGGCCCGGGGCGTCCACCGCGGCATCGGGATCGCCGCCTACGTCGAGGGCACCGGCATCGGACCCTACGAGAGTGCGGCCGTCCGCCTGGACTCCTCGGGCAAGGTGCTCGTCGCCACCGGCGCCTGCTCGCAGGGGCAGGGCCATGAGACCACGTTTGCGCAGATCGCCGCGGACGCACTCGGCGTGGGCCTCGACGACGTCACCGTCGTCGGCGGCGACACGCGCGAACTGGCCGCCGGCGTGGGGACGTTCGCCAGCCGCAGCCTCGTGGTGGCCGGCAACGCGGTGGCCGGGGCGGCGCAGGACGTACGGCGGAAGGTGGTGCGGGCCGCGGCCGCCCTGCTCGAGGCGGCCGAGCACGACCTCGACATCGAGGACGGCCGCGTCATCGTGCGGGGCGCTCCGGGCCGCGCGCTGACGCTGGCCGAGGTTGCGCGATCCAGCCTGCCGACGCTCGCGGGCGCGCGCGTGGCCGATCCGATCTTCGCGGCGTCGCGGTACGAGACGGTGCCGACGGTAACCTTCGCGAGCGCCGTCCACGTCGCGATCGTCGAGGTCGACCCCGAGACCGGCACCGTCGCGATCCTCCGCTACGTCGTCGCCCACGACTGCGGCCGGGTGGTCAATCCGCTCATCGTGGAAGGGCAGATCCACGGAGGCCTCGCGCAGGGCATCGGCGGCGGGATGTGCGAGGCCATCGCCTACGACGGCGCCGGACAGCTGTTGTCGGGTTCGCTCATGGACTACGCGGTGCCGAGGGCCCGCGATCTGCCCCGGTTCGAGACCATCCACCTCGAGTATCCGTCGCCGCGAAACCCGTTGGCCGTCAAGGGCGTCGGCGAAGGCGGCGCGATCGCGCCGCCCGCCGCGCTGGCGAACGCGGTGGAGGATGCGCTCGCGCCGTTCGGCGTCCGCATCACGGACGGGCCTTTGACCCCCGGGCGGATCGCCGCGCTGATCGCCTCTACCGTTCGATGA
- a CDS encoding TIGR03619 family F420-dependent LLM class oxidoreductase: MMAPLKFGVWVPTYAWTDAGPERLRRLTSCVQKCEQHGFDVWVIDHLLTAPGLYGMAWLEPLNALAYAAALTKRVKLATGILVLPVRHPVMLAKEISTLCHLSGGRFVFGIGPGWYAQEFTVTGSRIEERGRRTDEILEAVMLLLTRPHASYHGRYYQFDDVTIDPRPAALPEVWVSGGSRVPDPDEHDVPFMSKAVLTRIVKAGNWLSRCSGTQEWVKRDWEQIQAHARTMGKDPASVTFGHCNFIHLVERADQAKALAESREPFVRVMGTHRSYEHLQECYMIGSIDGINARIADLAGAGLTYLVLGPVTDDPAQIDLIARHVAPNFA, from the coding sequence ATGATGGCACCGTTGAAATTCGGCGTGTGGGTGCCCACGTACGCCTGGACCGACGCGGGTCCGGAGCGCCTCCGGCGCCTGACGTCCTGCGTGCAGAAATGCGAGCAGCACGGCTTCGACGTCTGGGTGATCGACCATCTGCTGACCGCGCCGGGTCTCTACGGCATGGCGTGGCTCGAGCCGCTCAACGCGCTCGCGTACGCCGCGGCGTTGACGAAACGGGTGAAGCTCGCCACCGGCATTCTGGTGCTGCCGGTACGACATCCGGTGATGCTGGCGAAGGAGATCTCGACGCTCTGCCACCTGTCGGGCGGCCGGTTCGTCTTCGGCATCGGCCCGGGCTGGTACGCGCAGGAGTTCACGGTCACGGGCTCCCGGATCGAGGAGCGCGGCCGCCGCACCGACGAAATCCTGGAAGCGGTCATGCTGCTGCTGACCCGGCCCCACGCGTCCTACCACGGCCGGTACTATCAGTTCGACGACGTGACGATCGACCCGCGGCCGGCCGCGCTGCCCGAGGTCTGGGTGTCCGGCGGGTCCCGCGTCCCCGACCCGGACGAGCACGACGTCCCGTTCATGTCGAAGGCCGTCCTCACCCGCATCGTGAAGGCGGGGAACTGGCTGTCCCGCTGCTCCGGCACGCAGGAGTGGGTCAAGCGCGATTGGGAGCAGATTCAGGCGCACGCGCGGACCATGGGCAAGGATCCCGCGTCGGTCACCTTCGGGCACTGCAACTTCATCCATCTCGTGGAACGAGCGGACCAGGCGAAGGCGCTCGCCGAGTCACGCGAGCCGTTCGTCCGCGTCATGGGCACGCATCGCTCGTACGAGCACCTGCAAGAATGCTACATGATCGGCAGCATCGACGGGATCAACGCGCGGATCGCCGATTTAGCCGGCGCCGGACTCACCTATCTGGTCCTCGGGCCGGTGACCGACGACCCGGCGCAGATCGACCTGATCGCCCGGCACGTGGCGCCCAACTTTGCCTGA